A genomic region of Clostridiaceae bacterium contains the following coding sequences:
- a CDS encoding DUF2089 domain-containing protein, whose protein sequence is MYLEVPGKCPICNANIDITRITCRDCRTTIEGRFQLCKFCKLTPEQKNFIDVFIKCGGNIKEVERELGVSYPTVKNRLENVAAALGHKASEVMPDDETNRKEILEKISNKEISVEEAIELLRGQ, encoded by the coding sequence ATGTATTTAGAAGTTCCCGGAAAATGCCCCATATGTAATGCGAACATTGATATTACCAGAATAACCTGCAGGGATTGCAGAACAACTATTGAAGGGCGATTCCAACTATGCAAGTTTTGTAAACTTACCCCTGAACAAAAGAATTTCATAGATGTTTTTATCAAATGCGGAGGAAATATTAAAGAAGTGGAAAGGGAATTAGGAGTATCCTATCCTACAGTAAAAAACAGACTGGAAAATGTTGCTGCAGCGCTTGGACATAAAGCTTCAGAGGTTATGCCTGATGACGAAACCAACAGAAAAGAAATTCTTGAGAAAATCAGTAATAAAGAGATCAGCGTAGAAGAAGCTATTGAATTATTAAGGGGTCAATAA